In one Carettochelys insculpta isolate YL-2023 chromosome 6, ASM3395843v1, whole genome shotgun sequence genomic region, the following are encoded:
- the SSRP1 gene encoding FACT complex subunit SSRP1: MVDTLEFNEIYQEVKGSMNDGRLRLSRQGVIFKNSKTGKVDNIQASELAEGIWRRVALGHGLKLLTKNGHVYKYDGFRESEFDKLSEFFKSHYRLELAEKDLCVKGWNWGTVKFGGQLLSFDIGEQPVFEIPLSNVSQCTTGKNEVTLEFHQNDDAEVSLMEVRFYVPPTQEDGVDPVEAFAQNVLSKADVIQATGDAICIFRELQCLTPRGRYDIRIYPTFLHLHGKTFDYKIPYTTVLRLFLLPHKDQRQMFFVISLDPPIKQGQTRYHFLILLFSKDEDISLTLNMNEDEVEKRFEGRLTKNMSGSLYEMVSRVMKALVNRKITVPGNFQGHSGAQCITCSYKASSGLLYPLERGFIYVHKPPVHIRFDEISFVNFARGTTTTRSFDFEIETKQGAQYTFSSIEREEYGKLFDFVNAKKLNIKNRGHKESLPQSYDEYADSDEDQHDAYLERMKEEGKIREENADDSSDESGEETDESFNPGEEDEDVAEEFDSEVSASSDGGSDREEKRKPAKKAKIVKERKPRKKPSESKKGKDPNAPKRPMSAYMLWLNASREKIKSDHPGISITDLSKKAGELWKGMSKEKKEEWDRKAEDAKRDYEKAMKEYSEGGRSESSRKEKSRKKQQQQQPGKGKAERKAAPSKSPAKSPAKQLGESFKSKEFVSSDESSGDNKKEDSEEEEIASTPPSLEDSASGSD, from the exons ATGGTGGACACGCTGGAATTCAATGAAATATACCAGGAGGTGAAGGGATCCATG AATGATGGGCGGCTGCGGCTGAGCCGCCAGGGTGtcatcttcaagaacagcaagacaGGCAAGGTGGACAACATCCAGGCCTCGGAGCTAGCAGAGGGCATATGGCGCCGCGTGGCGCTAGGCCATGGCCTCAAGTTACTTACCAAGAATGGACATGTCTACAAGTATGATGGCTTCAGGGAATCG GAGTTTGACAAGCTGTCAGAGTTCTTCAAGTCCCATTATCGTCTGGAGCTGGCGGAGAAGGATCTGTGTGTGAAGGGCTGGAACTGGGGGACCGTGAAGTTTGGAG gccaGCTCCTGTCCTTCGACATCGGGGAGCAGCCCGTGTTCGAGATCCCGCTCAGCAACGTGTCCCAGTGCACCACGGGCAAGAATGAGGTGACGCTGGAGTTCCACCAGAATGACGACGCCGAGGTGTCGCTCATGGAAGTGCGCTTCTACGTGCCGCCCACGCAGGAGGACGGCGTGGATCCTGTGGAG GCCTTTGCCCAGAACGTGCTGTCCAAGGCGGACGTGATCCAGGCGACTGGGGACGCCATCTGCATCTTCCGGGAGCTGCAGTGCTTGACGCCGCGCGGCCGCTACGACATCCGCATCTACCCCACCTTCCTGCACCTGCACGGCAAGACCTTCGACTACAAGATCCCCTACACCACAGTGCTGCGCCTCTTCCTGCTGCCCCACAAGGACCAGCGCCAGATGTTCTTTGTG ATCAGCCTGGACCCGCCGATCAAGCAGGGCCAGACACGCTACCACTTCCTGATCTTGCTGTTCTCCAAGGATGAGGACATCTCCCTGACCCTCAACATGAATGA GGATGAGGTGGAGAAGCGCTTCGAGGGCCGGCTCACCAAGAACATGTCCGGCTCGCTCTACGAGATGGTCAGTCGGGTCATGAAAGCGCTGGTGAACCGCAAGATCACCGTGCCTGGCAACTTCCAGGG GCACTCAGGGGCCCAGTGCATCACCTGCTCCTACAAGGCCAGCTCCGGGCTGCTTTACCCACTGGAGCGCGGCTTCATCTACGTGCACAAGCCGCCGGTGCACATCCGCTTCGACGAGATCTCCTTCGTCAACTTCGCTCgcggcaccaccaccacccgctcCTTCGACTTCGAGATCGAGACCAAGCAGGGCGCGCAATACACCTTCAGCAGCATAGAGAG GGAGGAGTACGGGAAGCTCTTTGACTTTGTCAATGCCAAGAAGCTGAACATCAAGAACCGAGGCCACAAGGAG TCCTTGCCGCAGAGCTACGATGAGTACGCTGACTCCGACGAGGACCAGCACGACGCCTACCTGGagaggatgaaggaggagggcaaGATCCGGGAGGAGAACGCCGATGACAGCAGTGACGAGTCTGGGGAGGAGACGG ATGAGTCGTTTAACCctggggaggaggatgaggacGTGGCAGAGGA GTTCGACAGCGAAGTCTCGGCCAGCAGCGATGGTGGCAGTGACcgggaggagaagaggaagccAGCCAAGAAAGCCAAGATTGTCAAGGAGCGCAAGCCCCGCAAGAAGCCGTCGGAG AGTAAGAAGGGGAAGGACCCCAACGCCCCCAAGAGGCCCATGTCTGCCTACATGCTGTGGCTGAACGCCAGCCGCGAGAAGATCAAGTCAGACCACCCCGGCATCAGCATCACCGACCTGTCCAAGAAGGCTGGGGAGCTCTGGAAGGGCATGTCCAAGGAGAAGAAGGAG GAGTGGGATCGCAAGGCGGAGGATGCCAAGAGGGACTATGAGAAGGCAATGAAGGAGTACAGCGAGGGGGGCAGATCGGAGAGCTCCAGGAA GGAGAAATccaggaagaagcagcagcagcagcagccggggaAGGGGAAAGCAGAGAGGAAGGCGGCGCCCTCCAAGTCTCCAGCCAAGTCTCCTGCCAAGCAGCTGGGCGAGAGCTTCAAGAGCAAGGAGTTTGTCTCCAGCGACGAGAGCTCTGGCGACAACAAGAAGGAG gactcggaggaggaggagatcgCTAGCACGCCCCCCAGCTTGGAGGACTCTGCATCTGGCTCCGATTAG